The Humulus lupulus chromosome 4, drHumLupu1.1, whole genome shotgun sequence genome has a window encoding:
- the LOC133830647 gene encoding lysine-specific demethylase JMJ28-like: MLRLSAIKSIPTDARQSLPQDVEISTSIYFNSQEVKDACPVCCKICTCKDCLENPSKDSESKDFLGDKHEVEVILCFHYLICMLLPVLKQINKDQNDELEIEARIRGQKPSDLHIKQVDTECSKQHCWYAWIFLAMMFQKVEFTFIWRRS, from the exons ATGTTACGCCTAAGTGCCATTAAATCCATTCCTACAGATGCTAGACAATCTCTTCCTCAAGATGTTGAGATTTCTACAAGCAT ATACTTCAACTCGCAGGAAGTCAAAGATGCATGTCCAGTTTGTTGCAAAATTTGTACTTGTAAGGACTGCTTGGAAAATCCATCTAAAGACAGTGAAAGTAAG GACTTCTTGGGGGATAAACATGAAGTTGAAGTGATACTGTGTTTCCATTATTTGATTTGTATGCTTCTTCCTGTGTtgaaacaaataaacaaagaccAGAATGATGAACTAGAAATAGAAGCAAGAATAAGAG GACAAAAACCATCTGATCTTCATATAAAACAGGTTGATACTGAATGCAGTAAGCAGCACTGCTGGTACGCATGGATATTCCTTGCGATGATGTTCCAG AAAGTTGAATTTACTTTCATTTGGAGAAGAAGCTAA